The following proteins come from a genomic window of Lolium rigidum isolate FL_2022 chromosome 5, APGP_CSIRO_Lrig_0.1, whole genome shotgun sequence:
- the LOC124652978 gene encoding uncharacterized protein LOC124652978 has translation MERIPAASAMDWSIDLDRSLRSRHLGTRLQALDAAAPRIRELASCPAVPAGVASASGIMPAESRIFAETMLLRLATEFRAAADDSIRCRIVRSLLPNKGGGWAAAEPEQILRRVTAAHGAAGATPRARALALRMFGCLADLAKDSVHVRSLVLSGLRSSNAAEVKAALFAAGCFCKLSEDFSCITLQVLAGLVTSPTSEAQVIIAAIKTFSKLDCTLAVIRRVREVGKEMVLGNLEDVFKAEMLFALSRLASKSIVFFGDQVEFLLLFLGHESSLPMKSMALKCLCFMFRRNTFYLPVASTVFGTLLHLIDDEGFPLECKSYALRILQKMLCVKGPTIRHINASELTKLALAAERFLHCSSWEMLDTALRILVDIFFCFHKQTKPHQTISTLGSSSFSNTGHQGISNNMLATHEENSEDESSLNKILTVIMDHIIPLANQLSNRSKEVETRQTNMSSCEQEKCRTLFSLMLKLVSGYPSAASVALDKVRCLIKELARINASHYSDVAASCVESFVAQEQFRASDDTTEPATASIKASHMETDTDKSLASTDFCSKKSSVVHDLILCTLQFANACHDMCCRTSGSSCNPHHSIKGLTECIQQNASQYCSTYEFFRLIMSARISWNTCKVRNDIGNKESGGKEYPEIFSTPGWIAHELCALRMAKMLTRKQSYWEAYRSAMYCCREGLWFTASFVFRKVSGAFESGSFSFWFKSLLLFGAGELEMKLLVFPSAINKLVGELNTEGVLHEDLYCIDTDADSTLARSQELHGCQEKITGICERTCLANDVLASNSSSDCEFFFQRWFISLRASFLEILTDVLGILSAHSSAPKDISHLESRGDSCSVATEDNQVLLALTNCSLRLSDLAKSYDLLDASHGDMDHQSFSTVARLAFMCSLLSFCTVFSLDFSNLPSSSEPCRLPERFSHASVLQDLHERVDRKDSQVLSQLRQFISVSSHELDSVQFSTRMNCSGYLEKDTYSLFKFAVASLLRARADAKGVATTREDTLSQFHRGMQFLSSILHRLMELPFVLPKYFFSVRPCFGAELFIFDSNPANRDGVSISPGSQLSLTLCLQWKCVLERTRIRIAKLYCILATSPSLHLHTAGTRSKQFEMRRTAEMVVLNSRLLRHIKRDPRKTCENKSSRPETDLVTAFACFTPDGGGQGFSDCLLDVSLFPVGSYQVAWQACCVDENGGYFSLLPLNDGVVVSVR, from the exons ATGGAGAGGATTCCGGCGGCCTCCGCCATGGACTGGAGCATCGACCTCGACAGGAGCCTCCGCTCCCGCCACCTAG GCACGCGCCTTCAggccctcgacgccgccgccccaCGCATCCGCGAGCTCGCTTCTTGCCCTGCCGTCCCGGCGGGTGTAGCCTCTGCGTCCGGCATCATGCCCGCCGAATCCCGCATCTTCGCCGAGACCATGCTCCTCCGCCTCGCCACCGAGTTCAGGGCCGCCGCCGACGACTCCATCCGGTGCCGCATCGTCCGCTCCCTCCTCCcgaacaagggcggcggttgggcggcggcggagcccgAGCAGATACTCCGTAGGGTCACGGCGGCGCACGGCGCGGCAGGGGCGACCCCGCGGGCCAGGGCGCTCGCGCTTAGGATGTTCGGCTGCCTCGCCGACCTTGCCAAGGACAGCGTCCACGTTCGCTCCCTCGTCCTCTCCGGCCTCCGCTCCTCCAATGCTGCCGAG GTCAAAGCTGCATTGTTTGCGGCTGGTTGCTTTTGTAAGCTGTCAGAGGACTTCTCATGCATCACCCTTCAAGTGCTGGCTGGTTTAGTTACCTCACCAACATCAGAAGCTCAAGTTATTATAGCAGCAATCAAGACTTTCTCGAAGCTTGATTGTACGTTGGCTGTTATCCGTAGAGTTCGTGAGGTTGGAAAGGAGATGGTTCTAGGCAACCTGGAAGATGTATTCAAAGCTGAAATGCTCTTCGCACTGTCCAGGCTGGCGTCCAAGTCTATTGTTTTCTTTGGTGACCAG GTGGAATTTCTGTTATTATTTCTGGGACATGAATCTTCTCTTCCTATGAAGAGTATGGCTTTAAAATGTTTATGTTTTATGTTTCGCAGAAATACTTTCTATCTTCCTGTTGCCAGTACTGTTTTTGGCACATTGCTTCATCTCATTGATGATGAGGGTTTTCCACTTGAGTGCAAGAGCTATGCACTCAGGATCCTGCAAAAG ATGCTTTGTGTTAAAGGTCCAACCATTCGGCATATCAATGCTTCTGAGTTAACCAAGCTTGCTCTGGCTGCTGAAAGGTTTTTGCATTGCTCTTCCTGGGAGATGCTGGATACTGCTCTCAGAATTCTGGTGGATATCTTCTTTTGCTTCCACAAGCAAACAAAGCCACATCAGACTATAAGTACTTTGGGGAGTTCATCATTCTCTAACACTGGGCACCAAGGAATTTCGAACAACATGCTGGCAACTCATGAAGAAAATAGCGAGGATGAATCATCTCTGAATAAGATTCTAACAGTAATAATGGATCATATTATACCTCTGGCCAATCAGCTCAGCAATAGAAGCAAGGAAGTAGAAACCAGACAAACCAACATGTCCTCCTGTGAACAGGAGAAATGCAGGACACTATTCAGCCTCATGCTAAAGCTTGTTTCAGGCTACCCTTCTGCTGCTTCTGTTGCTCTTGATAAAGTAAGGTGCCTGATAAAAGAACTGGCTCGAATAAATGCCAGTCATTACTCCGACGTGGCAGCTAGCTGTGTTGAATCTTTTGTTGCTCAGGAGCAGTTTAGAGCTTCAGATGATACTACTGAACCAGCAACTGCAAGTATTAAAGCTTCTCACATGGAAACTGACACTGATAAAAGTTTAGCTTCCACTGACTTTTGCAGTAAGAAATCATCTGTAGTGCATGATCTAATTCTTTGCACGCTTCAGTTTGCAAATGCCTGTCATGATATGTGTTGTAGAACATCTGGCTCTTCCTGCAATCCTCACCATAGTATCAAGGGTCTAACTGAATGTATACAGCAGAACGCTTCTCAGTATTGTAGCACATATGAATTCTTCCGCCTTATAATGTCTGCCCGTATCTCATGGAATACTTGTAAAGTCAGGAATGATATTGGTAACAAAGAATCAGGTGGAAAAGAGTACCCGGAGATATTCTCCACTCCTGGTTGGATAGCTCATGAATTGTGTGCGCTCCGGATGGCCAAAATGCTTACAAGAAAACAGAGCTATTGGGAAGCCTATAGGTCTGCTATGTACTGCTGTCGGGAAGGTCTCTGGTTCACTGCATCATTTGTCTTCAGAAAAGTTTCAGGTGCTTTTGAGTCGGGCTCCTTTAGTTTTTGGTTCAAGTCACTGCTTCTTTTTGGTGCTGGGGAACTTGAGATGAAGCTATTGGTTTTTCCTTCAGCAATCAATAAGTTGGTTGGTGAGCTAAATACAGAGGGAGTTCTTCATGAGGATCTCTACTGTATTGACACAGATGCTGACAGTACTCTTGCTAGATCTCAAGAGTTGCACGGCTGTCAAGAAAAGATAACTGGTATTTGTGAGAGAACATGCTTAGCAAATGATGTCCTCGCATCGAATTCCTCTTCAGACTGTGAATTCTTCTTCCAGAGGTGGTTCATTAGTCTGAGAGCGTCTTTTCTTGAGATCCTAACTGATGTTCTTGGCATCCTTAGTGCACATTCTTCTGCTCCCAAAGACATATCACATCTTGAATCAAGAGGAGACTCTTGTAGTGTAGCCACAGAGGACAACCAAGTCCTACTAGCTTTGACTAACTGTTCTTTAAGGCTGAGTGACCTAGCAAAGAGCTATGATCTCCTAGATGCATCCCATGGGGACATGGATCACCAAAGCTTTAGTACTGTGGCCAGGCTTGCTTTCATGTGCTCGCTTTTGTCGTTTTGTACTGTGTTTTCTCTGGATTTCTCAAACCTACCTAGCAGTTCAGAGCCTTGCAGGCTTCCAGAGAGATTTTCGCATGCTTCAGTCCTACAAGATTTACATGAAAGGGTAGATAGGAAAGACAGCCAGGTTCTGTCCCAACTAAGACAGTTCATTTCTGTTTCTTCTCATGAACTGGACTCAGTACAGTTCAGCACACGGATGAACTGTTCAGGTTATCTGGAAAAGGATACTTATTCTCTCTTCAAGTTTGCGGTGGCATCTTTGCTTCGTGCGCGTGCAGATGCCAAAGGAGTAGCAACAACTAGAGAGGACACTTTATCTCAGTTTCATAGAGGGATGCAATTTCTGTCTAGCATTTTGCACAGGTTGATGGAATTGCCTTTTGTTCTTCCCAAATACTTCTTCAGCGTAAG GCCTTGCTTTGGCGCCGAGCTCTTCATATTTGATTCCAACCCTGCAAACAGAGATGGAGTATCAATATCGCCCGGTTCCCAGCTGTCCCTGACTCTCTGCCTGCAGTGGAAGTGCGTGCTAGAGAGGACTCGCATCCGCATCGCGAAACTCTACTGCATCCTCGCCACAAGCCCATCATTGCACTTACACACCGCAGGAACGAGGAGCAAGCAGTTTGAGATGCGCAGGACTGCCGAGATGGTCGTGCTGAACTCCAGGCTGCTGCGGCACATAAAGCGCGATCCGAGGAAGACCTGCGAGAATAAGAGTTCCCGTCCCGAGACGGACCTGGTGACTGCGTTCGCGTGTTTCACACCGGATGGCGGCGGGCAGGGATTCTCGGACTGCCTGCTGGACGTCTCCTTGTTTCCTGTTGGTTCGTATCAGGTAGCGTGGCAGGCGTGCTGCGTGGACGAGAACGGCGGGTACTTTAGCTTGCTGCCGTTAAATGACGGTGTTGTTGTTTCTGTTCGGTAG
- the LOC124656153 gene encoding uncharacterized protein LOC124656153: MALLCFLLDLRNIPPPLLRLLKQCLLHLANHYAATPSPTASAAAAPLPDRLALCYVHHDAARSSPELKIAYRPGEKFNIRDFHHAVGNLPLDGFLHEQHAGDVPLQNLFSNRAIYSWATDDISKKVIAICFSAQNTVALRRSLMDASEQCITVEFVMLETEADAYMYDDVSGNSNNFIHKIGDLENCVVRRYSPEAQVLNGLVKRWLEELNDDKEETLQAVFVFRVPIVKSVNQVSCNIYPAADQIIDGFPYCQICKCHGRPIDHVTTNKAKWVCPTTSRHLSASDVTDTAVKIGEQTVLFLPTSEGGSDMRRASTSISFDVIERTELASLNEGVIMGKSHVVIPSSNDEVALTDESLDQNTQIFYGLCETLFKLDQGLVCSSTCNTETMKIGTLACYYLLQPSEKGPMLLRRLAGSEEILPLPDVSRPCNYTVANDIKNSIETSLSKVVLKDYNPLQHERGFHSKLNSLVKGSLQFGSIAYAVNDASYLDSFSEPQIPTLQRPRENMFMSQKEKARDADRIHAFSEPQASSFRAPKDKLPGQPKEKQLPSQPKEKASPSISEEWEKLIIIDDDDFCTPATSSRAVARPPIPILPSPVKPLDEKTSRILERLEAPKSKKQRASKPPSTSNTPASSRGGSSTQIKKPLLPFEPSASQPLKPAFNRLRRKPAA; the protein is encoded by the exons ATGGCGCTGCTCTGCTTCCTCCTCGACCTCCGCAACATCCCGCctcccctcctccgcctcctcaagCAG TGCCTGCTCCACCTCGCCAACCACTACGCCGCCACCCCCTCGccgaccgcctccgccgccgccgccccgctcccCGACCGCCTGGCACTCTGCTACGTCCACCACGACGCCGCCCGCTCCTCGCCCGAG CTCAAGATTGCGTATAGGCCTGGGGAGAAGTTCAACATTCGAGATTTCCACCATGCTGTGGGAAATTTGCCTCTGGATGGCTTCCTTCATGAACAACATGCTGGAG ACGTGCCATTGCAAAATCTGTTTAGCAACAGAGCCATCTATTCTTGGGCCACTGATGACATATCCAAGAaagtgattgcaatatgtttttctgCACAAAACACAGTTGCGCTCCGAAGATCACTTATG GACGCATCAGAACAGTGTATTACAGTGGAGTTTGTGATGTTGGAAACAGAGGCTGATGCATACATGTATGATGATGTTTCTGGAAACTCCAATAATTTCATACACAAAATCGGTGACCTTGAGAATTGTGTGGTGCGGAGATACAGTCCTG AGGCCCAAGTTTTGAATGGGCTAGTCAAGAGGTGGTTAGAAGAGCTAAATGATGACAAGGAAGAAACACTGCAAGCTGTATTTGTGTTCAGAGTTCCCATTGTAAAATCTGTCAATCAAGTATCTTGCAACATATATCCAGCAGCAGATCAGATCATTGATGGTTTTCCATATTGCCAG ATATGCAAGTGCCATGGTCGCCCCATAGATCATGTTACCACAAATAAGGCAAAATGGGTGTGCCCAACAACTAGCCGCCACCTTTCAGCTTCTGATGTTACTGATACTGCCGTGAAGATTGGAGAACAGACTGTACTTTTTCTTCCCACTTCAGAAGGTGGTTCAGACATGAGACGAGCCTCTACATCCATTTCTTTTGATGTGATTGAGCGCACTGAGTTAGCCTCGCTAAATGAAG GAGTCATAATGGGGAAATCTCATGTTGTGATTCCCAGCTCAAATGATGAAGTTGCTCTAACTGATGAGAGCTTAGATCAGAACACCCAGA TTTTCTATGGTCTATGTGAAACTCTTTTCAAGCTTGATCAGGGACTTGTGTGCTCCTCCACGTGCAACACTGAAACAATGAAAATCGGAACTCTTGCGTGCTATTATCTTCTCCAACCATCTGAGAAGGGACCAATGCTTCTGAGG AGGCTCGCTGGATCTGAAGAGATATTGCCTCTCCCAGATGTGAGTCGACCTTGCAACTATACTGTTGCCAATGATATCAAGAATTCTATTGAAACCtccttatcaaag GTTGTTCTGAAAGATTACAACCCTCTACAACATGAAAGAGGTTTCCACTCGAAGCTGAATTCTTTGGTGAAGGGTAGTCTTCAATTTGG GTCGATTGCCTACGCTGTGAATGATGCTAGCTATCTGGACTCGTTCAGTGAACCACAAATACCAACACTGCAGCGTCCGAGGGAAAACATGTTCATGAGCCAAAAGGAGAAGGCTCGAGATGCTGACCGCATTCATGCGTTCAGCGAGCCACAGGCATCATCGTTTCGAGCTCCGAAAGACAAGCTCCCGGGCCAACCCAAGGAGAAGCAGCTCCCGAGCCAGCCCAAGGAGAAGGCATCCCCCAGCATCTCCGAGGAGTGGGAGaagctcatcatcatcgatgacgATGACTTCTGCACCCCTGCCACTTCTTCCAGGGCCGTCGCCAGGCCTCCGATCCCCATCCTGCCGTCTCCGGTGAAGCCACTGGATGAGAAAACCTCAAGGATTCTGGAGCGACTGGAAGCCCCAAAGTCCAAGAAGCAGAGGGCTAGCAAGCCGCCCAGCACCAGCAATACGCCGGCATCCAGTCGTGGTGGCAGTAGCACACAGATCAAGAAGCCGCTGCTGCCATTTGAACCCAGCGCTAGCCAACCACTGAAACCTGCCTTCAACAGGCTAAGGCGAAAGCCTGCTGCTTAG